The following are encoded together in the Humulus lupulus chromosome 5, drHumLupu1.1, whole genome shotgun sequence genome:
- the LOC133834446 gene encoding B3 domain-containing protein REM19-like encodes MFSVRICDALGSEIDYPFAVDVDDDEEEEEEEEEKEEEDDDDDDEDDDDYVCGSVKRRGFNSQNQPRKSARRSVDSKSKDHSFKHFQTRNVSFIKKEDEDEDDEDEEEEININNKKKKSHIKQEVGEAENEMIVPRSFIYSKGRTVVSKRTKKAVQAAYASKLHNPSFLVVVKRNMEVPAEFVRRHMKFCPERVQLQASNDERNIWAVRCYYVHQDRALVKRLGQGWSSFSSSQGLKKGDVCVFEMIRMVDGAVFRVWIYRAAEYA; translated from the exons ATGTTTTCTGTTCGCATATGTGATGCCCTGGGTTCGGAGATTGATTATCCATTTGCTGTTGatgttgatgatgatgaagaagaagaagaagaagaagaagaaaaagaagaagaagatgatgatgatgatgatgaagacgaCGATGATTATGTTTGTGGTTCAGTTAAAAGAAGAGGCTTTAATAGTCAAAATCAGCCTAGAAAGAGCGCCAGAAGAAGTGTTGATTCCAAATCCAAGGACCACAGTTTCAAACACTTCCAAACAAGGAATGTAAGCTTTATAAAAAaagaggatgaggatgaggatgatgaagatgaagaggaggaaataaacattaataataagaagaaaaagtCTCATATAAAACAAGAAGTTGGTGAAGCTGAAAATGAAATGATTGTTCCAAGAAGCTTTATTTATAGTAAGGGAAGAACAGTCGTGTCCAAGAGAACTAAGAAGGCAGTTCAAGCTGCCTATGCATCAAAACTACACAATCCTTCTTTTCTGGTTGTCGTGAAACGTAATATG GAGGTGCCTGCAGAATTTGTAAGAAGGCACATGAAATTTTGTCCAGAGAGAGTTCAACTGCAGGCTAGCAATGATGAGAGAAATATTTGGGCTGTTAGGTGCTATTACGTACACCAAGATCGTGCATTGGTGAAGAGACTAGGCCAAGGGTGGAGTTCGTTCTCATCGAGTCAAGGGTTGAAGAAGGGAGATGTTTGTGTGTTTGAGATGATTCGCATGGTCGATGGTGCCGTCTTTAGGGTTTGGATTTATCGTGCAGCTGAGTATGCATGA
- the LOC133834447 gene encoding RNA-binding protein 1-like, giving the protein MADSYWRYSDPRQPPSSAIPGKRSRPDYDGLSSHDLPNYFPREDDRGTIRVRDTESINASYDRYLRSTQVASYGGGQPTRLMSGGIPNRTVDDPRLMGVGGVDPGATIKDRSLGYGGGRPEVPLPPDASSTLFVEGLPANCTRREVAHIFRPFVGYKEVRLVSKESRHPGGDPLVLCFVDFVSPAHAATAMDALQGYKFDEHDRDSVNLRLQFARYPGARSGGGHRGKR; this is encoded by the exons ATGGCCGACTCTTACTGGAGGTACAGTGATCCGCGCCAGCCGCCTTCTTCCGCCATCCCCGGCAAGCGCTCTCGCCCCGACTACG ATGGGCTGAGCAGTCATGATCTCCCTAACTATTTTCCCCGTGAAGATGATAGAGGAACAATTCGTGTTAGAGATACTGAGTCTATTAATGCTTCATATGATCGTTATTTGCGCAGCACG CAAGTTGCCTCTTATGGCGGGGGACAGCCCACTAGACTTATGAGTGGTGGAATACCCAACCGCACAGTTGACGATCCACGTCTTATGGGTGTTGGGGGCGTTGACCCTGGGGCAACTATAAAAGATAGGAGTCTTGGATATGGAGGTGGAAGACCTGAGGTTCCTCTTCCTCCTGATGCTTCTAGTACTCTATTTGTAGAGGGTTTACCAGCCAACTGCACACGGCGTGAAGTAGCTC ATATATTTCGTCCGTTTGTAGGCTACAAAGAAGTGAGACTTGTAAGCAAGGAATCAAGACAT CCCGGAGGAGACCCACTTGTCCTTTGTTTTGTTGATTTTGTGAGTCCAGCCCATGCAGCTACTGCTATGGATGCCTTACAAG GTTATAAATTTGATGAGCATGACCGCGATTCGGTCAATTTAAGATTGCAATTTGCTCGCTATCCTGGTGCGAGGTCAGGTGGCGGGCATCGAGGAAAGCGTTGA